One Solanum pennellii chromosome 9, SPENNV200 DNA segment encodes these proteins:
- the LOC107029393 gene encoding DNA-binding protein S1FA-like has protein sequence MDFEDHDNVKNMAKDVEVKGFNPGLIVLIVVGGLLLTFLVGNYLLYMYAQKTLPPKKKKPVSKKKMKKERLKQGVSAPGE, from the exons ATGGATTTCGAAGATCATGATAACGTG AAGAATATGGCTAAGGACGTTGAAGTGAAAGGATTCAACCCAggattaattgttttaatagTTGTCGGTGGGCTTCTGTTGACGTTCCTTGTTGGGAACTACTTGCTTTACATGTATGCACAGAAAACCCTTCCTCCAAAGAAAAAGAAGCCAGTTtccaagaagaagatgaagaaggaaaGACTGAAGCAAGGTGTTTCCGCACCTGGAGAATAG